The following coding sequences are from one Humulus lupulus chromosome X, drHumLupu1.1, whole genome shotgun sequence window:
- the LOC133806682 gene encoding uncharacterized protein LOC133806682, whose product MDSKTLRTTLSVLHEELANLRANQENVAETMALQQREIDCQRQELNERQADMDRQQRDTTAALEASIQLARGQPAPTSQPDQPPRVPPQQDPNSSHPSQPASPPRPKQPPAAQQDIPFQDPEQHPPSRAGRDNPHHQRQNRVGQPPRSPKCQTAEEPNPPSRGHSAGAKIVGDEGKMMALTARVRRHSPLWSSLRKNGVKSTQELLDRADRYIKLEEAIANDGKSPAKDKGQKEDPVKSSNGSDKPNGNSKSNWKNGEQRAVNV is encoded by the exons atggattctaaGACCTTGAGGACAACATTGAGTGTGTTGCAtgaggagttagccaatctgagggctaatcaagagaatgtggctgagacaaTGGCGTTGCAACAGAGAGAAATTGACTGTCAACGTCAAGAATTGAATGAGCGAcaggctgacatggaccgccAACAGAGGGACACCACTGCTGCCCTGGAAGCatccattcagttggctcggggACAACCTGCGCCgacttctcaaccggatcagccaccaaggGTACCACCACAACAAGACCCAAACTCAAGCCATCCATCTCAACCGGCAAGCCCTCCAAGGCCAAAGCAacctcctgctgctcaacaggatattccattcCAAGATCCTGAGCAACATCCACCTTCTCGTGCTGGTCGTGATAATCCCCAtcatcaaaggcagaatagggtcgggcagcctccccgaagccctaaaTGCCAAACTGCTGAGGAGCCGAATCCTCCAAGCAGGGGACATT cagctggagctaaaATAGTTGgcgatgaaggcaaaatgatggcccttactgctAGAGTGCGGCGCCACTCTCCCCTCTGGAGCAGTTTGAGGAAGAATGGGGTGAAAAGTACCCAAGAATTACTGGATCGAGCAGACcggtacatcaagcttgaagaggCGATTGCTAATGACGGGAAGTCGCCTGCAAAAGACAAGGGACAAAAGGAAGATCCTGTTAAATCAtccaatgggtcagataaacccaatggcaacagcaAAAGCAACTGGAAAAATGGCGAACAACGAGCCGTCAACGTCTAA